The genomic interval AAAGCCAAAGAATTTCTTGGCTTTATTGTAGCAAATAATTGTCGTCAATAACTGCAACACTTCTATGCTGTCTATTCTATACCGACTGATTATTCTGAGAAAGTTTGACGCAGGGTAAAATCGTCTAACTTGACCGCTTCACGGCTGCTCTTTTCAGTGGGGGGAATTACTTGCGCTTCGCCTGTCACTACTGCTTTACCCTCTTGATTAGTTACTTGGCAATCTAACACCACCCATTTTTTGCCATCGTCTTTACTTTTCACCGTCAAGGTCGCGGTTAAGGTATCATCGATATGCACAGGACGACGGAACGACAAACTTTGGTTCAGATAAATTGTCCCCAAACCTGGAAATTTGGTACCAATCAAGGCTGATAATAGACCGGCTGTCCACATACCATGCGCAATCACGCCTTTAAACTGGCTTTGCTCGGCATACTCATTATCCAAATGCGCTGGGTTGTAGTCATGGGTAACAAGCGCAAATGCTTTGACATCATCTGCGGTCACTTGGCGGGTCATACTGGCAGTTTGCCCGATAGTTAATTCCTCATAGGTAAAATTACTAAAAGTTGTCATTGTCCGTCCTTTTTTTTGCTTAATTTCATAAAAAACCACGATAAAAAAATTATTTTGATGGCTTAACTATAAGTTTGACTATAGCATAAATTTTTCAAATTTTTATGACAATGACTACGCATTCATGAATCCATCTGACTTTAACAATTACAAATTTTTTATCTTTTTGCTTGACTTGATGAACTGCTAATAAAATCAAGCGTCTAGGATTTTTGCAGAAAAATAGGCAAAAAATTGAAAAAAATACAAGCTAGAATTACAAATTTTTTTACGCTATATTGTGCGAAATAATAAAACAACCCCTAGATATAGTATTTTTTTGCAAAACCTTGCAATAATACGGCAATGACTTTGCAATGCTAGATAAGTGATATGGCTTCGGCTCAAAAGCGGTCGTTAATAGCGGCACACACACTCACTATACTTTCGGTTAGCTGTTTTATTTGACATTTTTATCTCACCCCCTATCTCTCAGCGCCTTTTTAATATATACACATATGACGTTGATAAATAGGTAACAAAAAGGAACGTATTATGACTCGTACTGAAGATATCCTCGTGCAAAAACGCGACGGGCGTTTGGAAAAAATTGATTTGGATAAGATTCACCGAGTCATCGAGTGGGCAGCAGAAGGGCTTGATAATGTGTCTGTCTCACAAGTAGAAATCAGCTCACATATCCAGTTTTATGACAAAATCACCACCAAAAGCATCCATGAAACCATCATTAAATCAGCCGCGGATTTGATTTCTGCAGCAACGCCTGATTATCAGTATTTGGCAGCGCGATTGGCAATTTTTCATTTACGCAAAATCGCGTTTGGTCAGTTTGAGCCGCCGCATTTGTTTGACCATGTCACTAAGCTGACCCAAGAAGGTCGTTACGATGCCCATATTTTGCAAGACTTTAGCAAAGAAGAATTTGATATACTCAATGACTATATTGACCACAACCGTGATTTAAGCTTTGCATATGCCGCCGTCAAACAAATGGAAGGCAAATACTTGGTGCAAGACCGCGTCAGCAAACAAGTCTTTGAAAGCCCACAATTTTTGTACATGCTCGTCGGCATGTGTCTGTTTGCCAGTTACGACAAACAATATGACAAGGCGGCGCGATTAGATTATATCAAGCGCTTTTATGACACCACGTCCACTTTCAAAATCTCACTGCCAACGCCAATCATGTCGGGCGTGCGTACCCCATCGCGTCAGTTTAGCTCATGTGTACTCATTGAATGTGATGATAGCTTAGATAGTATCAACGCCACCACCAGTGCCATCGTGCGGTATGTGTCACAGCGTGCCGGTATTGGTGTCAATGCGGGTCGTATTCGCGCATTAGGTAGCCCAATTCGTGGCGGTGAAGCGCAGCACACCGGCTGTATTCCTTTTTACAAACTATTTCAAACTGCCGTCAAATGCTGCTCACAAGGCGGCGTGCGTGGTGGTGCAGCGACCTTGTTCTACCCGATTTGGCATTTGGAAGTGGAAAATCTACTGGTGCTCAAAAACAACCGCGGCGTGGAAGACAACCGTGTTCGCCACATGGATTACGGCGTGCAAATCAATAAAACCATCTATCAACGTTTGATTAAAAATCAAAACGTGACCCTGTTTTCACCATCGGATGTACCAGGTTTGTACGATGCTTTCTTTGCCGATCAAGCCGAGTTTGAGCGTTTGTATGAGCAATATGAGCAAGATGAATCCATTCGCAAACGCAGTGTGCCGGCGCAAGAGTTGTTTAGCCTGATGATGCAAGAGCGTGCCAGCACGGGTCGTATCTATGTGCAAAACGTTGACCATTGCAACACCCACAGTCCGTTTGACCCAAGTGTCGCGCCAATTCGCCAATCCAACCTATGTATGGAAATCGCGCTACCGACCCAACCGCTTGACAACATCAATGATGAAAGCGGTGAAATCGCCCTTTGTACGCTGTCAGGCATTAACTTGGGTGAAATCAATCAATTAGAAGACATCAAAGAGCCAGCGGAACTGATCGTGCGTGCGCTAGATGCCTTGCTTGACTACCAAGACTACCCGGTTATCGCTGCTAAAAATGGCTCTATGAAACGCCGCACGCTGGGTATTGGTGTCATCAACTACGCTTATTATCTTGCCAAAAACGGTACCAAATATTCAGATCCTACGGCACTCGGTTTAACCCATCGCACTTTTGAAGCCTTACAATATTATCTGTTGGTGGCGTCAAATAAACTGGCTAAAGAGCAAGGCGCGTGTCCTGCATTTGGCGATACCACGTATTCACAAGGTATTTTACCGATTGATACGTATAAAGCAGATATTGATGCGATTTGTAATGAGCCACTTCAACTCGACTGGGAAGCGCTGCGTCATGATATCAAAACCCACGGTCTTCGCAACTCAACCTTGACCGCCTTGATGCCATCAGAAACCTCTAGTCAAATTGCTAACGCAACTAATGGCATTGAGCCACCGCGTGGTCTGGTCTCTGTCAAAGCATCAAAAGACGGTATTTTAAAACAAGTAGTACCTGAGATTGATAAGCTCAAAGATCAATACGAGCTATTATGGCAAATGCCAAATAACAAGGGTTATTTGAGTCTTGTGGCGATTATGCAAAAATTCATTGATCAAAGTATCTCAGCGAATACCAACTACGACCCAACCAAGTTTGAAGATAGCCGTGTACCGATGAAGGTGATGATTCAAGACTTGTTGATGGCGTATAAACTGGGCGTTAAGACGCTGTACTATCATAACACCCGTGATGGCGCAAATGATGCCCAAGACGACCTTGAAAATGGCTGTGCTGGCGGCGCTTGTACTTTATAAGAGAGTATTTAGGGATAATACTGATGGATTATCCCTAGTTTTTATTCAGTGATTTATGTTCAGTAAATACAAATAAAAATGGCATAACCCATTAAATTGATTACTTAAATCATTTTGACGTAACATCTAGGTTTTTATTATTAAAAGCCTAGAAATTTTCATTGCATGGATTTTTATTACATAGGATGTTTGAACTTGAAAAACCAGTTGATTGTTTATGCCATTTTACTGATGAACCTTACCTCGTGTGCTTCTTTGCCGCAAACATACGACAGTCCGATTCCTGTCTATGTTGACTTGGGTGATGCCACACCTGCCACCACCCTGTCCAATTCAAAAGCCAATGTCAAAACTATGAGTCATTAAGGCTTGGTATCAGGCTTATCCGATTGTGCCAGTTTTTCTGACGCCGCTACTTTATCTTTTACAGGTACAGTATTGGCAAAATTTGAATAGGTAATATCAATCGGTTTGCCCATCATCACACGGCTGGTCGGTAACGCATTTTTGAGTCCCACTTCTTTCATCATCTCCGCGATTTTTAAAATCATATCGGTTTGTTTTTGATTAAAATCCATCGCGCCTTTTACATTGAGATAGCATCGCACTTCAACAAGATACGCGTCTTGCTGAGTGCCAGAGATACGCACTTGATTCCACACGCTGTTGGTATCAGGATGATTGGTGATATAAATTTGTGTTTGCTCCATAAATTCACGTAATTTATCGATGTCGCTATCACGCGAGATATAGAACACTTGCGAAAAATGAAACATATCGCGCTGCGAGACATTTTCAATGCTCATTGATGAGAAGTTACCATTGGGAATTGTCACCACCGTGCGATCCGTGGTGCGCAAACGGGTGGAGCGGATACCAATGTCTTCAACCGTACCTTCTTGCGTGCCAAAGCGGCAGTAGTCGCCCACATTTACAGGCTGGTCAGCGACTACCGATACACTGCCCACCAAGTTTTCAACCGTTTTTTGTGCACCCAATGCCAACGCCACACCACCAATCCCTAATGCGGCAATACCTGTGGTTAAGTCGTAGCCTAGATTACCCAAAATCACAATGATCGCAATCGCAATCAAAATCAATTTTACCACTTTTCGCAGCAGATTTAGGACAGATAGCCGCTCTGGATGATGGTTATTACTGGCATAGTTCTCTGCACGTTTAAAAATCAAATCCAAAATACGTAAAATCAACCATACCATGGATACCCAAGATAAAATATCGGCAAGGTTGGACGCCATATTACGCACAACCAAATTAATACCCACCAAAATCATGGCTTCTTTGATAATCAGCGCCGTCAGCACCATTGCGGCAGGTACGACCACGCGCCCATCAATCGGAAATTGCTTTTCTTTATCTGGGTGGGTCGCTAGATAAATCCGCGTGATAATCATATATAAGATTTGGCTAATCAATAGACAGGCGAGATAAGTCGCTATCATGAGCGCAATCACTGCCCCGATGTGCCCAAGACTATAGCCTTTAATATCTTTCTCAATCCATTGTTTGGGAATGTACTTTTCTACCAGTGTCGGCTGGGTAACGAGTGATAACGACGCAACTTCTTGCAAGGTTTGTCGTGAAATCAGCCAAATATAGGTGCCGTTAGATTGTTTGACACGCTGCATTAAGATATCAATACTCTTTTTGTCAGCGTCGGGATTGTTGATTTCCCCTACCTTATCGAGATTGGGCGCTAGTTTGTCATCGAGATTGCCGGTAGGGTCATTGCTAATTTGTAGCTGCTCGTTGATACGTCCGCCGCTATCGAGTGCCGATTTTAAAGATTCGAGCGTGCCACTGGGGTCTTTGGTAGAACTTAAATCCACATAACGGCTGGCGAGCATCCAATCACTTTTTGCCAATGCTTGTATAAAGCCTTGCACGCTACCGCGCGGGGTGTCACGCCCAAAGGTGTCTTGTGGGGTTGCTGTGCCGCTGGCGCTACTGGCTGATTTGCTGCTATCAGCCGCCCATACAGCGGTGGGTTTGACACTGGTGATAACCATGAGTAAGGCAAACAATGCCATCATAAAACAACGGCGGTATAAAGATGTTGCATCAGCATGATGCTGACATTGATTAAGAGACTTTGACAACGGCATAAACTTCCCAAAATTTGTAAAACGCTCAGACATAATTAGTCTGGATGATGAAGGCCTTGCTTTATGCTTTAAGAAATCTTAAATTGCAATGCGCTTATTCTGAATAAAGTATTTCGTCTTGTAGGTATAACTGCTAAAATACGCGAATTATTTGATTTTATCAGTTTTAAATTCCAAAAACACTTTTAAATGCATTGAGTTATTATGTTTAATTTACATCCACAACTAGCAAAAGATACTTTTTTGGTGGGCGAATTTCCGTTATCTACTTGCCGCTTGATGAACGACTGTCAATTTCCTTGGTTGATTTTAATTCCGCGTGTACCCGGTATTAAAGAATTATATGAACTATCCGCCAGTGACCAAGCCCAGTTTTTACGTGAATCCAGCTGGCTATCAAGTCAGCTTGCCAAAACTTTTCAAGCCGACAAAATGAACATCGCCGCGCTTGGCAACCAAGTGCCGCAATTGCATTTTCATCATATCGTGCGCTACCAAAATGACATTGCTTGGCCCAATCCAGTATGGGGTAATCCTGCCATCCCTTATACCCCTGAAGTGCTCAGCCATATGCAGCAGACACTGATGATGGCACTGCGGGGTCATCGTGATATGCCATTTGATTGGCAAATGAATATCTAAAAAAATTTTCACCACGAGGCACGAGGTAGACAAACTAAATTGCGTGAATCCATTCAAGGTCTTTCGACCAATCTAAAAAGTCCGAAATTCATTGAACTGGCGGCATTTTTTATTTTATTGCTTACCTTAACCTCTCTTGATGTACCGCCTATTTATCATACGCTCAGTATTTTGCTGTTGGTAGCAGGCGTTATTGTCACGGCTTTGAGTGTTATCCGGCCCCATCACTATATTACTTCGGCCAGTGTATTAACCCTGATGGCGTTGGCAACGGGTATGTTGCAGTTTAACTATATCCCAAGCCTTGCGTTATGGTTGTTGATTTTGATTCGCCTGATTTTTTCAGATACCAAATACACTGTTTCGTTGGTACTCTTAACTGTAGCAGTGGGTCTACTTAGTCTGATATTCGCGCACTTTTTATTACCCGCCATTAGTTTGACCGCCAAGCAAGAAGATATTTTAAATTTTGTCATCGTATTTACCGATATCTTGATTGTTGGTTATCATATTTGTTCTCTGGTGATTCGCTTACGCCAAAAAAATCAAATGCTTGCGCAGCAACAAGCACGGATTGATACCTTGGTCAATGTCACCAATAAATTAACCCGTTTTTTGCCCCCGCAGATTTGGCAACCGATTGTCAAAAATAACACCAAGGTTGAAGTCATTAATCAACGGCGCAAGCTAACTATTTTGTTTTCGGATATTGTTGGTTTTACTGATTTGTCGGATCATATTAGCCCCGACCATTTAGCCAATATTTTAAACACTTACCTTGACCGTATGACCCAAGTTAGCCAAAAATATGGTGCGACACTCGATAAGTTTTTAGGGGATGGGTTATTGTGCTATTTTGGTGATGTGGGTGGTAATGACCGTGATAATGCGATTGCTTGTGCCAGTATGGCCATTGAGATGCGCCGTGAGATGGAAGTGCTGCGCCACCAATGGCGATTACTCGGTTTTGAAGGGCTGCATGTACGCATGGGTATCAATACAGGGTATTGTTATGTCGGTAATTTTGGCAGCCGCAATCGTATGACCTATACCGTGGTTGGAAAGGAAGCCAATTTTGCCTCTCGCCTTGAATCTGCCGCGCAAAACAATCAAATTTTGATCAGTGAAAGTACGTTTAATTTAATTGGTCATGTCCATCATTGCCAAGCCGTGGGGCAATTTAAATTTAAAGGCTTTCAAGATGCCATGAATGTGTGGGAATTGCTCGAACCCAAAAGCGAATCCATGCAACAAACCGATTGGGTGAACTTTAATTTACCTGGGTTTAACCTGCATTTAAATTTTCATGATATTCGTAATTATGATAAAAATGATATTACTAACCAGCTAAAATCTGCATTGGCGCTTGTTGAAGAAAAGCAAAAATAATAGGACTTACGCAAAAAGCATAAAATTTTGCGAAAGCGGATAAAAATATAGTAGCATAAAGAGATGAAGAAAAAAGCTATCACCCGCTTAGACTACTGTCAATATTTACTGGTAAGCCAAACCAATTACACCCTTACCAACTACGCAGAACATCATCCTGAATCAATTAGTCATGACCGCATCAATCGATACCTACGTCATGACAAACTAAAACCCAAGCTCGTATGGGAAAAAGTCAAAGACGACATCGTATTAGACGACGATGGCTATCTTATCTTTGATGACAGCATACTCGATAAAAATCATAGTCACAAAATCGAATTGGTTAATCGCCAATACAGTGGCAACGCCCATCGCATTATTAAAGGCATCTGCATCGTTAACTGTATCTATGTCAATCCTAAGACCGAACAATACTGGCTCATTGATTACCGTATTTATGACAAAACCACCGATGGAAAAAGCAAACTTGACCATCTAAAAGACATGCTACAGCACAGTATTGAACACAAACAAATTAAATTCAAATATGTGCTCATGGATACCTGGTATGCCACCAAAGACATCATGCTCTATATTGATAACTTACAAAAAATCTATTATTGTCCTTTAAAATCCAATCGCAAAGTCGATGATTCAAAAGGAGTAAACCCTTACAAAGCAGTCAACGAATTAACTTGGACTGACCAAGAGCAACAAAATGGCAAACTGATTAAAATACATGCCTTTCCTAAAGATTACAAAGTGCAACTGTTCCGAGTAGTGGTTAATGAAAACCGCACGGACTGGATTGTCACCAATGACACCACTCAGAATTCATCAGATGGCACACGATTGGTGTGTGCCATCCGCTGGAAGATTGAGCAGTTTCACCGAGAACTTAAACAACTCACTGGTATTGAAGCTAATCAGTGTCGTAAGGCTCGTATTCAGCGGAATCATATTTGTTGTTGTATGCTGGTTTGGCTGCAGTTAGCCAGACAGGCTAAACGGTTAAAACAATCTTTATATCAGGTTAAAAGGGGTTTACTCAGTGATTATTTGCGTGAGCAGTTACGCTCGCCTTCGGTCGTCTTTGCGTAAGTCCTAATAATAATAGTGACAGTTTTGGCTGACCCATTTTTTTAACTCAGCTATATTGTTAGCTTAGCTATGTTTAACCATTTACATATACTAAAAAAGCCGAAGCATTCAGCTTCGGCTTTTTTTATACTATTGGATTAGGCATCAAACGCAGCCAATGCTTGGTTAAATGTCGCACTTGGGCGCATCACCTGGCTTAGCTTTTGTTGGTCTGGTTGATAGTAACCACCAATATCCACACCTTGACCTTGAACATCATTTAATTCAGCAACGATTTTGTCTTCATTTTCTGACAACGCTTGAGCCAGTGGCGCAAACTTGGTTTTAAGCTCGCTATCTTGATCTTGGTTCGCCAATTCTTCTGCCCAATATTTGGCTAGATAATAATGGCTACCACGGTTGTCTAGCTCACCGGTACGGCGTGATGGTGATTTGTCGTTATCCAACAATTTACCCGTTGCCAAGTCTAGGGTTTTTGCCAGTAATTTTATCCGTGGGTTGTTTTCTTTAATCCCTAAGTCTTCTAAAGATACCGCAAGCGCAAGCATCTCGCCGAGCGAATCCCAGCGCAAGTGGTTTTCTTCAACCAACTGCTCGACATGTTTTGGGGCTGAACCGCCTGCCCCTGTCTCATAAAGACCGCCGCCTTTCATCAATGGGACAATTGATAGCATTTTGGCGGACGTGCCTAATTCTAGGATTGGGAACAAGTCGGTTAAGTAGTCACGCAAGATGTTACCTGTGACTGAGATGGTATCCAAACCACGCGCCACACGCTCAAGGGTATAACGCATCGCACGAACTTGAGACATGATTTGGATGTCTAGACCTGTGGTATCATGCTCTTGTAAGTATTTTTTGACTTTCTTGATGAGTTCATTTTCATGTGGGCGGTATGGGTCAAGCCAGAAGATAGCTGGCATGCCTGAGTTACGTGCACGCGTAACTGCCAGTTTTACCCAGTCACGAATTGGCGCATCTTTGACTTGACACATACGCCAAATATCACCTTCTTCAACATTTTGCGACATCAATACTTCGCCTGTCTCAATGTCAGTGATATTGGCAACGCCTGCCTCTGGGATTTCAAAAGTTTTGTCGTGAGAACCGTATTCTTCCGCTTTTTGTGCCATCAAACCTACGTTTGGTACAGTACCCATGGTCGCTGGGTCAAAGTTGCCATGCGCTTTACAGAAGTTAATGACTTCTTGGTAAATACGGGCAAAGGTCGATTCTGGCATCACTGCTTTACAGTCGTAAGGCTTGCCATCCGCTGCCCACATTTTACCACCATTACGAATCATCGCTGGCATTGAGGCATCTACAATGACATCATTTGGCGAATAGAAGTTATC from Moraxella osloensis carries:
- a CDS encoding mechanosensitive ion channel family protein encodes the protein MPLSKSLNQCQHHADATSLYRRCFMMALFALLMVITSVKPTAVWAADSSKSASSASGTATPQDTFGRDTPRGSVQGFIQALAKSDWMLASRYVDLSSTKDPSGTLESLKSALDSGGRINEQLQISNDPTGNLDDKLAPNLDKVGEINNPDADKKSIDILMQRVKQSNGTYIWLISRQTLQEVASLSLVTQPTLVEKYIPKQWIEKDIKGYSLGHIGAVIALMIATYLACLLISQILYMIITRIYLATHPDKEKQFPIDGRVVVPAAMVLTALIIKEAMILVGINLVVRNMASNLADILSWVSMVWLILRILDLIFKRAENYASNNHHPERLSVLNLLRKVVKLILIAIAIIVILGNLGYDLTTGIAALGIGGVALALGAQKTVENLVGSVSVVADQPVNVGDYCRFGTQEGTVEDIGIRSTRLRTTDRTVVTIPNGNFSSMSIENVSQRDMFHFSQVFYISRDSDIDKLREFMEQTQIYITNHPDTNSVWNQVRISGTQQDAYLVEVRCYLNVKGAMDFNQKQTDMILKIAEMMKEVGLKNALPTSRVMMGKPIDITYSNFANTVPVKDKVAASEKLAQSDKPDTKP
- a CDS encoding NADP-dependent isocitrate dehydrogenase, coding for MASGKSNIIYTLTDEAPLLATYSLLPIIEKFTKPAGVDITKTDISVAARVLAEFSDYLTPEQQVTDNLAELGRLTQDPDTNIIKLPNISASVAQLQECIAELQAKGYHIPNYPENPTTDEEKAIKARYGKCLGSAVNPVLREGNSDRRAPAAVKNYAKKHPHSMGEWKQWSKTHVSHMKEGDFYHGEKSMTLDKARKVKMELITNSGKALVLKPEVALQDGEVIDSMFMSKKALIEFYEKELEDCREGKILFSLHVKATMMKVSHPIVFGHCVRVYYKDAFEKWHKTFDELGINVNNGMAGLYEKIETLPTTIREEIVRDLHACQEHRPALAMVDSAKGIDNFYSPNDVIVDASMPAMIRNGGKMWAADGKPYDCKAVMPESTFARIYQEVINFCKAHGNFDPATMGTVPNVGLMAQKAEEYGSHDKTFEIPEAGVANITDIETGEVLMSQNVEEGDIWRMCQVKDAPIRDWVKLAVTRARNSGMPAIFWLDPYRPHENELIKKVKKYLQEHDTTGLDIQIMSQVRAMRYTLERVARGLDTISVTGNILRDYLTDLFPILELGTSAKMLSIVPLMKGGGLYETGAGGSAPKHVEQLVEENHLRWDSLGEMLALAVSLEDLGIKENNPRIKLLAKTLDLATGKLLDNDKSPSRRTGELDNRGSHYYLAKYWAEELANQDQDSELKTKFAPLAQALSENEDKIVAELNDVQGQGVDIGGYYQPDQQKLSQVMRPSATFNQALAAFDA
- a CDS encoding adenylate/guanylate cyclase domain-containing protein, with protein sequence MRESIQGLSTNLKSPKFIELAAFFILLLTLTSLDVPPIYHTLSILLLVAGVIVTALSVIRPHHYITSASVLTLMALATGMLQFNYIPSLALWLLILIRLIFSDTKYTVSLVLLTVAVGLLSLIFAHFLLPAISLTAKQEDILNFVIVFTDILIVGYHICSLVIRLRQKNQMLAQQQARIDTLVNVTNKLTRFLPPQIWQPIVKNNTKVEVINQRRKLTILFSDIVGFTDLSDHISPDHLANILNTYLDRMTQVSQKYGATLDKFLGDGLLCYFGDVGGNDRDNAIACASMAIEMRREMEVLRHQWRLLGFEGLHVRMGINTGYCYVGNFGSRNRMTYTVVGKEANFASRLESAAQNNQILISESTFNLIGHVHHCQAVGQFKFKGFQDAMNVWELLEPKSESMQQTDWVNFNLPGFNLHLNFHDIRNYDKNDITNQLKSALALVEEKQK
- a CDS encoding transposase; the protein is MKKKAITRLDYCQYLLVSQTNYTLTNYAEHHPESISHDRINRYLRHDKLKPKLVWEKVKDDIVLDDDGYLIFDDSILDKNHSHKIELVNRQYSGNAHRIIKGICIVNCIYVNPKTEQYWLIDYRIYDKTTDGKSKLDHLKDMLQHSIEHKQIKFKYVLMDTWYATKDIMLYIDNLQKIYYCPLKSNRKVDDSKGVNPYKAVNELTWTDQEQQNGKLIKIHAFPKDYKVQLFRVVVNENRTDWIVTNDTTQNSSDGTRLVCAIRWKIEQFHRELKQLTGIEANQCRKARIQRNHICCCMLVWLQLARQAKRLKQSLYQVKRGLLSDYLREQLRSPSVVFA
- a CDS encoding MaoC/PaaZ C-terminal domain-containing protein; the encoded protein is MTTFSNFTYEELTIGQTASMTRQVTADDVKAFALVTHDYNPAHLDNEYAEQSQFKGVIAHGMWTAGLLSALIGTKFPGLGTIYLNQSLSFRRPVHIDDTLTATLTVKSKDDGKKWVVLDCQVTNQEGKAVVTGEAQVIPPTEKSSREAVKLDDFTLRQTFSE
- the nrdA gene encoding class 1a ribonucleoside-diphosphate reductase subunit alpha → MTRTEDILVQKRDGRLEKIDLDKIHRVIEWAAEGLDNVSVSQVEISSHIQFYDKITTKSIHETIIKSAADLISAATPDYQYLAARLAIFHLRKIAFGQFEPPHLFDHVTKLTQEGRYDAHILQDFSKEEFDILNDYIDHNRDLSFAYAAVKQMEGKYLVQDRVSKQVFESPQFLYMLVGMCLFASYDKQYDKAARLDYIKRFYDTTSTFKISLPTPIMSGVRTPSRQFSSCVLIECDDSLDSINATTSAIVRYVSQRAGIGVNAGRIRALGSPIRGGEAQHTGCIPFYKLFQTAVKCCSQGGVRGGAATLFYPIWHLEVENLLVLKNNRGVEDNRVRHMDYGVQINKTIYQRLIKNQNVTLFSPSDVPGLYDAFFADQAEFERLYEQYEQDESIRKRSVPAQELFSLMMQERASTGRIYVQNVDHCNTHSPFDPSVAPIRQSNLCMEIALPTQPLDNINDESGEIALCTLSGINLGEINQLEDIKEPAELIVRALDALLDYQDYPVIAAKNGSMKRRTLGIGVINYAYYLAKNGTKYSDPTALGLTHRTFEALQYYLLVASNKLAKEQGACPAFGDTTYSQGILPIDTYKADIDAICNEPLQLDWEALRHDIKTHGLRNSTLTALMPSETSSQIANATNGIEPPRGLVSVKASKDGILKQVVPEIDKLKDQYELLWQMPNNKGYLSLVAIMQKFIDQSISANTNYDPTKFEDSRVPMKVMIQDLLMAYKLGVKTLYYHNTRDGANDAQDDLENGCAGGACTL
- a CDS encoding HIT domain-containing protein; translated protein: MFNLHPQLAKDTFLVGEFPLSTCRLMNDCQFPWLILIPRVPGIKELYELSASDQAQFLRESSWLSSQLAKTFQADKMNIAALGNQVPQLHFHHIVRYQNDIAWPNPVWGNPAIPYTPEVLSHMQQTLMMALRGHRDMPFDWQMNI